The genome window AGAAGAAAGCACCAGCTAAGACTTTTGCAtaaggattagcagattatgacccaattattcctctagtatattagggtgatgggggagatgtgcaggaagatggtgtagagcttgatgttgatctacctataggatatgttgagcaagaagaagttggagagcaacttaccGGAGAACCTTAGTTAAGAAAATCTTCTagataacgtcaaccttccagaagatactctatagatgagtatgtgatgcttactgatgtaggtgaatTAGAGAATTACCAGAAAGCaattgaaagtgagtagaaagagaagtggttagttgctatgcaggaagagattgatgcttcttagaagaattacacttatgatttggtactactaccaaatggaatgaagaccttaccaaaagaaagacatgagatatgccgacagttgatcgacatgacttcacattgaAGAGTCATGGGATAGCCTACCTTATGTGCTGAAtgaggaggttgttgggctggtagAAGCTCATTGATTCAGCCTATAGTGGGCTTTATAAACCCATAGCCCAACCCcacttaacttaaccctaattctTATTAGAGGGTGTGGGTGGCTACattttagaggcagaaaaaggttATAAAAGGATAGCAATGAGGGCAGCAACAATTACATCTTGCAACAACAAAGATGAGAAGGAAAagatagaaaaacaagagaaaggaagggaagaaaacaaggataacGCAGATAgactgttcttaatcatctagcagtgtttttATATCACGTTAGATCAAatttacagtagactcttgctgtgatccttgtatcacagttattctcttgtgattgttgctagggtttagagcaagagattgagatttgtatattcattattctcatagtaaattatctctagtttgtcctatGGTTTTTACCATTCACATTAAAGGGATTTTTCatgtatatcttagtgttctatttaaTTGTGGTTTTATTTAATTTCGTTGCCTGGAAGCAACAGTGCAATGGGAAGGAGGAACGCTTTGGGGGTAGAACAACTGTTTGGGTCAGGCAAGACGATATTTTATATCTATCGTGGTAGTCATTTATATCTATCATTATATCCCAGTATGACAACAGTTATTAcaaaaaataatgatttttttatgcaatcatatagaagaaaattttccataataataaaaatattattcttttCAATTTCTTTTCCATAATATGTTGATTGTAGAAATCTAAAGGAGGGAAAATTTTAGTGCAAGAAATTTAGTTTAATTTTATTTAGATATGTATTTATTACATAGTAGGAACTAAAGAAACCAAATACATGTTGATCTTTGGCTGCTACAGAAACTTAAATTCTACCTTCACAACATGGAAAAGAAAAAGGCCAAAACATGATGTAATAAGCTAAGGAAGATTGCTGGCTGGATCAagcataagattacaacagtTCAACACCTCCAGACAATGAAGTTTACAGATTTTGCAATCTCCAAAGTTATGTGCAGTGCTGCAACATGATCACAGGTTGTACAACAAGAGACTACTTTCACCAAAATTTCAACATGACTCCAAGTTATGCATCGATGGCCTGCTTCCATTACAGAATCACTTCATGATGATGCAACACCTTCCTACAACATTTACCATATACATTCTGAGAGAGAAGCTATGTGGAAAGGATATGCTGCAAAAGCAAGTCGCAATTCAACTTGCGGGGAAAACTGTGGTGCTCAACCTTACCCCCATTGCACCGGCAACGTCAGTGATCTCAGCTCTGGTAGGAATGCCTGTTTTGGTTAGTGATTCAAGAACTTGGGTTGGCCATATATCAGGAACACGAGCTGCAGTACAAATGGACAAGATATGTTCCTGAATACTAGCAGAATTCATTGGTCCAGTCCTCGAAGCTAAATCCATAAGAACTCGACATGGTTTTCCACCATCTGTGAGCAGTGTTTTGCAAGTCTAATGATTTCGCTCCGAATAGTTGTATTACATTTGCGTCAATATCACTTACcagtttacattttttttttcttaaatttttagcTACTAGGATTCaatttttcttttcaatattcctaatTATGAGGTTTGCATCAATCTGTTCTCTAAGCTTTGGTCGATAAGAAAAATTCCATTACAAATTGATAAGCTTAGATTTGCTTGATTTGTGTCTTTCTCCAAGTAAAGTAAAGGTGAAAACTTAATGTTTCTTTCTCAAATTTTTTTTCCTCTGTAACTTAAAATAAAGAGGTTTTGAGCATCTAATCTACTTGTTTCCAAGCAAATAGGTGTCTATCTGCAGTTTATATCCTCATCCATGACAGCATGCTTGTAAAGCTGGTGGGATACACCTTTTTTGGTTTTGATACGTGATACAAATCTCAACTCGAGAAGTTTGTGGGTAAGCCATAAATCGCTGTCATGTTCGAAGACATTTCAAACCAATCTACTATCATCGAGTGAACGTCGACATTCAAACTACAGAAATAGAAGTTCCGTTCTTACTTTTCCTGTTGGAAGTTGGTGGATGTTGAAATCAAGGTTcattataccgtaccgtaccagagtttcgatcCGGGTTCGATATGGTACGGTACCAATGTACCggacggtacaccagggcgtaccgaacgATACACCTTGATGtatcaataattttatattatttttatatactgTAGCAGTGTTACAGTGTAGTACTGTAATGATATCAAACGATCTACGTACCGAGTATCTATCGGATCGGTATgtatcgcccgatacgggcggtacactTCGGTACGGCACCGGTTGAAATTAATTGCCAATACCTAACAAAAAGTCTATTCTCTGTGACATCAAAAGTGTAGCAATTATTCTCATACATAGGGATGTGTTTGGTGTTTTGTCACAAAGGTCAATCGGCTAATGGGGCCAACACGTTGGACATCATGGAGGCTTTGAAAGTATGGACACGTTCGACTCTTTCTCACGTAAAGAATGTTACATCCATGGAAAAGTAGAACATATTCCACAAGGTTGTACATCAAAGAGATGGCTTTGTTCACTCAGACAGGGTATTGCGACAGCTCCACCAACGAATGATGGTCCTTAGATGTGATCATTAGATTAGATGTCCCgataaaattatgattatatcGTTTGGAAGTAAAATATATCCGATTTATGCCCTCATCTAAAAAattgattaattttaattaatattttgagtGTATGActagaaaattaatttttaattttgattgatCTATTTGGGCTTATGTATGACTGAGTTAGCCTAATTAAATAGGGCTATCGGTCTAATTTAGGGtctttatgaaattttaaaaataaaattgtgattttttaaataattttttatacgaAATATTGATAAAGTTTTATTATTTGTGATATTTAAATTCTAATTGTTGTTTTATCATGATTGCAATCataatatgagttttcttttatgttgattaatattttaataagtattataattattattttattattaataaataaattagatcaaagaatatttgttaaatattatttataaagtatACTCTTAAGTTTTATCTTACTTGTAGTTGTTAAAATGATCTAGGATGGTAGGTTtgcataatataaattataattgatcgactaagtgaaaaaatattagatTGTGTCACTCTATTTAATTAGAcaagatatatattatatatctgagattctgattatgattatcaactaataaaaaaaaattctattttagTAATATTTTATTAGAATATGATCTTGAGAGGGACTGGCCTATTTTTTTTTCTAGACTTTATACTTTCGTCTACAAATCGATAAGAACTCTTAGATATTATACACGATACAAGATATATTCTCATCATCTCAAAGTTCATATTCTATCATTTATAATGGTTTCGTAAAAATatataaagagaaaagaaagctAATTTAGTTTTATTTACAGATCGATATCATTATATCTTTTGGATCGGACAATAGTGCATTTGTAGATTAAATAAAAGTTTTCTAAATGACATTAAAAGTTACATAAttttgatcttgatttattattatttaatttgtaatattaatattaaatttttttataaaatactaatataattataatttttatgctgaGATGATAAGGTTTGACATTTGCATTTCCCAGAGTAGGTAGCTAGATGATAAAGTTTGGCAATTCTAGTGACCTACGTTGCAACGTACTTCCCACGTGGCTCCACGTGAAACTACTTCGTTGCATGTCATAAATAAAGAGAATAGCCTGCGTTTCGTTGGGGAGagaaatcagagagagagagagagatctgattGAAATGGAGAAGACGAGAACAGTGTGTGTGACAGGTGGTTCAGGCTACATCGGTTCTTGGCTTGTCAAGAAGCTCTTGCAGAGAGGCTATCACGTCCATGCTACAGTCAGGAACTCAGGTATCTCCACAGTATAGTATAGGTCGGCTTCATCTCCTCAGACTTGATCAGAGCATGTGTATCCACGGCAGGAGATGACTCCAAGGTTGGGCATCTCAGGAGCCTCCCTGGAGCTGATGCAAGGCTTTCTCTTTTCGAATCCGATCTCTACACTGCAGACACGTTCGAGCCTGCGATCCGAGGGTGCGAGTACGTGTTCCTCGTCGCTACCCCCATGCAACACAGCCCCAACTCCCAGGTTAAGGAACTTTGATCtctttatagagagagagagacgcatgCATCCAATTTCAACACCCATGTGTGTTTTCTATAAATGACACAGTTCAAAGACACCAGCGAAGCGGCGGTGTCAGCGATCCGCACCATCTTGCGGTTGTGTGAGCTCTCCGGAACGGTGAGGCGCGTCATCTACACTGGTTCTGTCACAGCTGCGTCGCCTTTGAAGGAAGACGACACCGGCTTCAAGGATTCCATCGACGAGTCTTGTTGGACTCCTCTCAACCTCTCCTACGATTTTCTGaaggtatctctctctctctctctctctctctctctcatatcacACCTATCGTCACTAAGCCTTCGATGCGAGGCCATAGGCTTATCTTACGTCGAAGACGCTGTCCGAGAAAGAATTACTGATGGCGAACGAGAAAGCAGAGCGAGGACTCGAGGTGGTGAGCCTAACGTGCGCCTTGGTAGGAGGCGATGCGATTATACCTCATACGCCACAGAGCGTGGAAGTAATGGTGTCGCCGCTGACCGGCAAGAAGTTGCCCCACGAGAGTCTGAGGTGTCTGCAGGCAGTGCTGGGATCAGTACCACTCGTACACATCGAGGATGTCTGCGAAGCTCATGTATTCTGCATGGAGAGGGAGTCAATGTCCGGCAGATTTCTGTGTGCCGTCGCCTACCCAACAATGCAAGACATCGTCGATCACTACGCTGAGAAGTATCCTCAACTTCCCATACCGATCCGAGAGTGAGcttctgcttctcctcctcctcttcctcctccttcttagTAGGCATCGAGTTAATTGGTTTTACTGGTGGCTGGTTTCAGGGTGGAAGGGGAGGGGACAAGGATTCCATGCAGTTCTACTAAGCTGGAAGAGATGGGGTTCAAGTACAAGTATTCTGTGGAGCAAATATTAGAAGGTAGTGTTGAATGCGCCAAGAGGCTTGGAGCATTCGAAGCATGAATCTAATGTTGGTTCAACATGTCGCATGAAGAGCAAATAGAACATCTTCGCATGCATGCTTGATGAACCATACTGTATTAGTTGGTCATGAATCCATGAACACAAGGCTTGATTTCTCCTCCAGCTGACTTGCGTTTCTTCTAAAAATCAATCTCTAGCAGGTCTTACAGAAAATATCTTTGAATGAGCAAGAACTACACCATATATATCAATTCACAATTACAATGAACAAGAATGATGACCACTCCATCAGCTAATTGCGGCCGAGTAATTTTAGTTACCGAGATGCAGTATCTAGTGCCATCCGCTATGTACTCATCAAGCCTTCGCCACGATCTTTCTCGGTCCAGAAGAAGAGCCGATGCAAGATCCAACAAGCTATAAGATTTTGCATTCCAAATGTATTTTCCTAAAGAAAAGAACACATGATGTACAGCATCAAATTATGACATCCAACTGTAGAAACAGCCAAAAGGTAAAGGACAATCCTATCAACCTCAATGTTCTTAGTACACTGATTGAGCATACCTAATGGTACAAGTTAAGACAACAGGATTTCTTTTCCATCACCCATACCCAATTAACAGCCAACAATAAAACCATATTGAAGCATGTGAGAAACAACTGCAACAAGGAATAGTTATAAATTAAACTCCATCACATATTTTGAATGAAACATTTATTCATTTTTAGTAGATTAAAGCAAAGGGGAATAACAAAAATGATTAATAAGATAACCTCTCTGTCCAAAGAACGGTGAGAGAACTGATCAAACTGGCCAGACAAAGGTTGAGAATAAATTGAAGCATCATGTAGTTTTGTAGAAAAATCTTAAACTGCTCCATTTTGTTTATAGGGTAGAAGCCATGTGTCTTCTAAAGAAAACAGATATCTGGAAATCAGTTTCTTAGAACACAGGGAATAAACAGACCTTTAGAGAATTACCTTGCTTGTAAACCAGGGGCTGAGTATTATGCCTGGGCTAAACACATTAGCAAGAGTTACAAGCTGATTCTGAACCAATATTTTTACTGGAACTACATAATTCAAGCCATGGTTGATATGCTGATTCTTAGTTCTTCATCTCTGGACGCACCACTGCCCACTCCACCTGTACCGACAAAGCAACAAGTTTGATACAAGTCACATCAGAATGAAGGAACTACTGAAAGGAACATTCAACTAACAAGGCAAAAGATGAAATAGTGTATCCAAGTAACAGGTAATAATGCATTACATTGGTGATATCTAGGCCCAAGATTCTAGTTCACCAGTCTTCTATGCCGATGCAAGGACTGTCGTCAGCACTCTGTACCCAAAGTGGACCCTCTACTTCTAGCCATCAACAACAGCTGACAGCATCTATCCAAGCTCTTTGCAAAAGCCCAAGACAAAAGCAGGCTGTTGATGGTACCCTCAAATTCACTCTTCAAAATGACTAAATACAATTGAGTGTGAACTACCTATCATTCGACAGTGAAGAGCTAAAAATTGCAGAATCAGCTTCAAGTCAAACAACAAAAGTGAAAAATTACAGggaaaagaaacaaaaaggtGCATAAGATGGCAAAAACACATTATCAAACAACAAAATACAGCTATATAAAACATCGGGCATATATACTTCAGCATAATTGCAATAGAGTGAGTATGTAATTGTTTAAGTATTTTTAAGCCAATAAAGCAACAAATATGGTAGTAAAGGAAGTGATTCAGATACTTGTTTTCTACTGTTGGTAATGGAGCCTTGGTGATTGGCGAGTCCTTGATGCTACTAAAAAAGAAGTCTTCCCATGGTGCCGACATCAGACTCCCTATTCCTTCCTGGCCTTTCCGACCAGTTCTACCCAAACGACGTAGATACGGTTCTCTGTCTGCACAAACAGTCAATTTTCTCCTCCTCATCATCGACCTTGTATTCATCCTCCAAATCGCTATCAAATCGCCTCTTCGCTAGTTATCTCTGGAACTCCGAGACTTTCCTCACCCAATTCTCGAGATAAACTATCAAAATCATCAACCCCACTGCCTCCCCGAAGGCGCCTCATCCTTCGTCGGCCGCAAAGAATCACCTTTCCCACCCATGGACTTGTACATATCGCAAAGAGTCCGTCCTCGAATGACTGATCCAATCGATAAGCACCGCTTGGTCCTCGATCAAACTCTTCGCTTGCCGTGTGGCGCCCTTCGATCCCTACAAGCGGCCGTAGAAGGACCTGCCACCGAGGGAAGTATCTACCTTGGGATCAACCGAATACGTAGGAAGCAGCGGCGCAGCGGAAAAGGAGGAGCTCTTCGGTGGCGCGGCGCAGCGGAAAAGGAGGAGCTCTTCGGTGGCGCGGCGCCTGTTTGGGTCGGGCAACAAAGAAATGGTGGCACCGAGGGCGATATGTTATATCCACCGTTGTAGTCATTTATATCGGCCGTTACATCCAAGTATCGCAAATTTAACGACCGTTATTAGAGAAAATAACGGTTTTATTATGCAATCCTCAatcatataaaagaaaattttccataataataaaaataatgctCTTCTCAATTTCTTTTCCATAATATGTTGATTGCAGAAATCTAAAGGAGGGAAAATTTTAGTGCAAGAACTttagtttaattttatttatatatgtatttattacaTAGTAGGAACTAAAGGAACCAAATACATGTTGATCTTTGGCTATTCCCTTAGTGCTGCTAAAGAAACTTCACAACACATTTGAACATGCTGACATCTGTGACAAAATTTCTACCTTTACAACATGGAAAAGAAAAGGGCGAAAACATGATGTGATAAGCTAAGGAACATTGCTGGCTGGTTCAagcataagattacaacagtTCAATACCTCCATACAATGAAGTTTACAGGTTTTGCAATCTACAAAGTTATGTGCAGACCTGCAACATGAACACAGGTTGTTCAACAACAGACTACTTTCACCAAATTTTCAACATGACTCCAAGTTATGCATCAGTGATCTGTTTTCATTACAGAATCACTTCATGATGATGCAACACCTTCCTACGACATCTGTGTACAGACACCAACATTTACCATATAAATTCTGAGAAAGAAGTTATGTGGAAAGGATATGCTGCAAAAGCAACTTGCATTCAACTTGTGGGGAAAAGTGGCTTCATTAAAGTCTTCATATTCTTCTTACTTGTGGAACAGCTGCCCAGTACAGTGTTCAAGGTTGAAACAGCTTCCGTAATGTACTTCCCTTTGTTCAGCATAATGCAACTTGCCCTGCAAAAGCAATGGAATATTTTTAATCGACTATAGGCCTCACATCTGTTTGATAAAGTTGAAACATATAGGAAAAAGTTGATGTCCTCCTCTTTGATGTTTTGGGGCACTTGGACAGAATAAGAAATAGTTCTAGCTTTCCTCCTCTCCATTAATTTATGGACCTTAGTGATGCATTGTTTCACAAAAAATATGCAGTAACCAAAATGTTTAAGTTACAAGGTTCCTTCCCAATTGTCACAAACTTAGGGACCAAAGAAACAAATTTGACAATGATGATATTAACTCTACtatcatgcaatgcaatgataaatAATATGGGTGGCGAACTGACAATATAATTTCTGGGTATTAACTCTACCATATGCAATGGCAGGGTTGTCATGTGATCAAAAGCAAACTTTGAAATCACTGATCTAGGCCTTACTGCCTGCACACCATGGCTTACTGCTTCAGAGGCATAGTGAAAAATATAGGATGGGTTCAGGTAAAAGTTAAAACATATAGAACTTGTTGGTCTC of Musa acuminata AAA Group cultivar baxijiao chromosome BXJ1-7, Cavendish_Baxijiao_AAA, whole genome shotgun sequence contains these proteins:
- the LOC135678603 gene encoding NADPH HC-toxin reductase 1-like translates to MEKTRTVCVTGGSGYIGSWLVKKLLQRGYHVHATVRNSGDDSKVGHLRSLPGADARLSLFESDLYTADTFEPAIRGCEYVFLVATPMQHSPNSQFKDTSEAAVSAIRTILRLCELSGTVRRVIYTGSVTAASPLKEDDTGFKDSIDESCWTPLNLSYDFLKAYLTSKTLSEKELLMANEKAERGLEVVSLTCALVGGDAIIPHTPQSVEVMVSPLTGKKLPHESLRCLQAVLGSVPLVHIEDVCEAHVFCMERESMSGRFLCAVAYPTMQDIVDHYAEKYPQLPIPIREVEGEGTRIPCSSTKLEEMGFKYKYSVEQILEGSVECAKRLGAFEA